One window of Enterobacter sp. RHBSTW-00175 genomic DNA carries:
- a CDS encoding nucleoside permease, with translation MNLKLQLKILSFLQFCLWGSWLTTLGSYMFVTLKFDGASIGAVYSSLGIAAVFMPTLLGIVADKWLSAKWLYMLCHLVGAGTLFMAAEVTTPGAMFMIILLNSLAYMPTLGLINTISYYRLKSNGMDIVTDFPPIRIWGTIGFIMAMWGVSFAGFELSHMQLYIGAALSVVLAIFTLTLPHIPVSNQQKNQSWSTMLGLDAFALFKNKRMAIFFIFSMLLGAELQITNMFGNTFLHSFDNNPLFSGSFIVEHASVMMSISQISETLFILTIPFFLSRYGIKNVMLISIAAWMLRFGLFAYGDPSPFGTVLLVLSMIVYGCAFDFFNISGSVFVEKEVKPEIRASAQGMFLMMTNGFGCILGGVVSGKVVEMYTTNGITNWQPVWLIFAAYSLVLFFAFIALFKYKHVRVPNGAQPIAH, from the coding sequence ATGAACCTTAAGCTGCAGCTTAAAATCTTGTCGTTTCTGCAGTTCTGCCTGTGGGGTAGCTGGCTGACTACACTCGGCTCCTATATGTTTGTGACGCTCAAGTTCGATGGTGCGTCTATCGGTGCCGTATACAGCTCGCTCGGTATTGCGGCTGTCTTCATGCCAACGCTGCTGGGTATCGTGGCGGATAAATGGTTAAGCGCAAAATGGTTATACATGCTGTGTCATCTGGTGGGTGCGGGGACGCTGTTTATGGCAGCCGAAGTCACCACGCCTGGCGCGATGTTCATGATTATCCTGCTTAACTCGCTGGCCTATATGCCAACGCTTGGCCTTATCAACACCATCTCCTACTACCGCCTGAAATCAAACGGTATGGATATTGTGACTGACTTCCCGCCAATCCGTATCTGGGGCACTATCGGCTTTATCATGGCGATGTGGGGCGTGAGCTTCGCGGGCTTCGAACTGAGCCATATGCAGCTCTATATCGGTGCTGCGCTGTCTGTTGTGCTGGCGATCTTCACCCTGACGCTGCCGCACATTCCGGTATCTAACCAGCAGAAAAACCAGAGCTGGAGCACCATGCTGGGCCTGGATGCATTTGCGCTGTTCAAAAACAAACGCATGGCGATTTTCTTTATCTTCTCCATGCTGCTGGGTGCAGAACTGCAAATCACCAACATGTTCGGCAACACCTTCCTGCACAGCTTCGATAACAACCCGCTGTTCTCCGGTAGCTTTATCGTTGAACACGCGTCCGTCATGATGTCTATCTCTCAGATCTCTGAGACGCTGTTCATCCTGACCATCCCGTTCTTCCTGAGCCGCTACGGCATCAAGAACGTGATGCTTATCAGTATCGCTGCCTGGATGTTGCGCTTCGGCCTGTTCGCTTACGGCGACCCAAGCCCGTTCGGCACCGTGCTGCTGGTTCTGTCGATGATTGTTTACGGCTGCGCCTTCGACTTCTTCAACATTTCGGGTTCCGTATTTGTGGAAAAAGAAGTGAAGCCTGAAATCCGCGCCAGTGCTCAGGGTATGTTCCTGATGATGACCAACGGCTTCGGCTGTATTCTGGGCGGTGTGGTGAGCGGTAAAGTGGTTGAGATGTACACCACCAACGGCATCACTAACTGGCAGCCAGTGTGGCTCATCTTCGCCGCGTACTCGCTGGTACTGTTCTTCGCGTTTATCGCGCTGTTCAAGTACAAACACGTTCGCGTTCCGAACGGTGCGCAGCCAATCGCGCATTGA
- the citG gene encoding triphosphoribosyl-dephospho-CoA synthase CitG: protein MTGLLATKPRQWDVPGLAEEALWQELELTPKPGLVDKLNNGSHRDMDHALFARSIAAISPWFTRFAALGDAHADKPVTEQLRLIRPMGIACEQAMYMATDGVNTHKGGIFALGLLCFASGRVQKVSAESLCCEVSNICRGLVTRELAGRSGQATAGERQFQQYGLTGARGEAESGFSTVRNALAKWSGRSLHELLLCLMAVNQDSNLVSRGGIDGLRYVQGYARELLANGWDHDALLKMDNALIERNLSPGGSADLLSVGWVLSEIK, encoded by the coding sequence ATGACTGGTTTGCTCGCGACTAAACCGCGTCAGTGGGATGTGCCCGGACTTGCGGAAGAGGCGCTCTGGCAGGAGCTGGAGCTGACGCCAAAACCGGGTCTAGTGGATAAGCTTAATAATGGTTCCCACCGCGATATGGACCATGCCCTGTTTGCCCGCAGCATTGCGGCAATTTCGCCGTGGTTTACGCGCTTTGCCGCGCTGGGCGATGCCCATGCAGATAAGCCTGTGACAGAACAGTTGCGCCTTATCCGCCCGATGGGCATAGCCTGTGAACAGGCCATGTATATGGCAACGGACGGAGTGAACACTCACAAAGGTGGGATTTTTGCCCTCGGCTTGCTCTGTTTTGCCTCCGGGAGGGTGCAAAAAGTGAGCGCAGAGAGCCTGTGCTGTGAGGTGAGTAACATCTGCCGTGGGCTGGTGACGCGTGAGCTGGCAGGGCGCAGCGGGCAGGCAACGGCGGGCGAGCGGCAGTTTCAGCAGTATGGTCTAACCGGCGCACGCGGTGAGGCGGAAAGCGGTTTTTCGACGGTACGCAACGCGCTGGCGAAGTGGAGCGGGCGTTCGCTTCATGAATTACTGTTATGCCTGATGGCGGTTAATCAGGACAGTAACCTGGTGTCGCGCGGCGGTATCGATGGGCTGCGCTACGTGCAGGGCTATGCGCGTGAACTGCTGGCGAATGGCTGGGATCATGATGCGCTGCTTAAGATGGATAACGCATTGATTGAACGGAACCTGAGCCCGGGAGGCAGTGCGGATTTGCTGTCGGTGGGATGGGTGCTTTCTGAAATAAAATAG
- the citX gene encoding citrate lyase holo-[acyl-carrier protein] synthase: MTTATPVQAGVSLEALLAAKERRAARQADWLAHYQQPVISLTLVTPGEIKDSLRYRNTMGVALQMCDQLLWENRWQVLDRQVLWLPTGPEALWCVAHQAAEMKAHCAELEQTHPLGRLWDLDVICPHNGHVGRVSLGANLRRCLICDEPAHACSRSRNHPVEQVTARVEKMIDDWFARD, encoded by the coding sequence ATGACGACAGCGACACCCGTGCAGGCGGGTGTCAGCCTGGAAGCGTTGCTGGCGGCGAAAGAGCGCCGCGCAGCACGCCAGGCTGACTGGCTTGCGCACTATCAACAACCGGTGATTTCTCTTACCCTGGTCACGCCGGGTGAAATCAAAGACAGCCTGCGTTATCGCAATACGATGGGTGTGGCACTACAGATGTGCGATCAGCTGCTGTGGGAGAACCGTTGGCAGGTGCTTGACCGCCAGGTTTTATGGCTGCCGACAGGGCCAGAGGCGCTATGGTGCGTGGCCCATCAGGCGGCGGAAATGAAAGCCCACTGCGCAGAGCTGGAACAGACGCATCCACTCGGCAGGCTCTGGGATCTGGATGTGATTTGCCCCCATAACGGCCATGTTGGCCGGGTATCATTAGGCGCGAATCTGCGTCGTTGCCTGATTTGTGACGAACCCGCCCACGCCTGTTCCCGTTCGCGAAATCATCCTGTTGAACAGGTGACGGCTCGCGTGGAGAAGATGATTGATGACTGGTTTGCTCGCGACTAA
- the citF gene encoding citrate lyase subunit alpha — MNQTELLHVNFPHLRALTPFDTAHSATPWLNSPEEKHNRKLCASVEEAVLRSGLQDGMTISFHHAFREGDRVINSVVALLAKMGFKNLTLASSSLMTCNDALIEHIQSGVISRIYTSGMRGKLADAISHGLMDEPVQIHSHGGRVKLLQDGELNIDVAFLGVPCSDEFGNANGTHGKSSCGSLGYAMVDAHFARKVVLLTEELVPFPNMPASLVQDQVDYIVQVESVGDPAKISVGAARVTSNPRELMIARYAADVIEHSGYFKPGFSMQTGSGAAATACTRFMEEKMERSGVKARFALGGITGSLVDLHEKGLIEKLLDTQCFDGQAAASLARNPNHVEISTNVYANPGSKAACCDQLDVVILSALEIDVDFNVNVITGSDGVMRGASGGHCDVAAAANLTIVVAPLLRSRIPTVVKRVTTRLTPGESIDVLVTDHGIAVNPARPEIRERLLEAGLKIVDIDALYERAISLTGVPKAIEFTDKIVGVIRYRDGSVIDTVRQVKE, encoded by the coding sequence ATGAATCAGACAGAACTTCTCCATGTGAATTTTCCCCATCTGCGGGCGTTAACACCTTTCGATACGGCCCACAGCGCGACGCCGTGGCTGAACAGCCCGGAAGAGAAGCATAATCGTAAGCTGTGCGCATCTGTTGAAGAGGCGGTGTTACGCAGCGGCTTGCAGGACGGCATGACCATTTCGTTTCACCATGCGTTTCGTGAAGGCGACCGGGTAATCAACTCCGTGGTGGCGCTGCTGGCGAAGATGGGCTTCAAAAACCTGACCCTGGCCTCCAGCTCGCTGATGACCTGCAACGATGCGCTGATTGAACATATCCAAAGCGGCGTGATCAGCCGTATTTACACCTCCGGGATGCGCGGCAAGCTGGCAGATGCCATCTCTCACGGGCTGATGGATGAGCCGGTGCAGATCCACTCCCACGGCGGACGGGTCAAATTATTGCAGGACGGGGAGCTGAATATTGACGTTGCGTTCCTCGGCGTGCCGTGCAGCGATGAATTTGGTAACGCCAACGGCACGCACGGGAAATCGAGCTGCGGCTCGCTGGGATATGCCATGGTAGACGCCCACTTTGCCCGCAAGGTGGTGCTGTTGACCGAAGAGCTGGTGCCATTCCCTAATATGCCCGCCAGCCTGGTGCAGGATCAGGTGGACTACATCGTGCAGGTCGAGAGCGTGGGTGATCCGGCCAAAATCAGCGTTGGTGCCGCGCGTGTAACCAGCAACCCGCGCGAGTTGATGATTGCCCGCTACGCGGCAGATGTGATTGAACACTCCGGCTATTTCAAACCGGGCTTCTCCATGCAGACCGGCTCTGGCGCGGCAGCCACCGCGTGCACGCGCTTTATGGAAGAAAAGATGGAGCGCAGCGGGGTGAAAGCACGCTTTGCACTCGGCGGCATAACCGGCAGCCTGGTGGATCTGCACGAAAAAGGGCTGATTGAAAAGCTGCTCGATACCCAGTGCTTTGACGGGCAGGCGGCGGCATCGCTGGCGCGCAACCCGAATCACGTGGAGATCTCCACCAACGTCTACGCCAACCCGGGCAGCAAAGCCGCATGTTGCGACCAGCTCGACGTCGTTATCCTTAGCGCCCTGGAAATTGACGTCGATTTTAACGTTAACGTGATCACCGGCTCCGACGGGGTAATGCGCGGGGCATCTGGCGGGCACTGCGATGTTGCCGCGGCAGCGAACCTGACGATTGTGGTAGCGCCGCTGTTGCGTAGCCGTATTCCGACGGTGGTGAAGCGTGTTACCACTCGTCTGACGCCGGGAGAGAGCATCGATGTGTTAGTCACTGACCACGGCATTGCGGTCAACCCGGCGCGCCCGGAGATCCGCGAGCGTCTGCTTGAGGCCGGGCTGAAAATCGTCGATATCGATGCGTTATACGAGCGGGCTATCTCGCTAACGGGCGTGCCAAAAGCGATTGAATTTACCGATAAAATTGTGGGCGTGATCCGCTACCGCGACGGCAGTGTGATCGACACCGTAAGACAGGTGAAGGAGTAA
- the citE gene encoding citrate (pro-3S)-lyase subunit beta, with translation MSKLRRSMLFLPGANAAMLSTAFIYRPDSIMFDLEDAVALREKDTARLLVFHALQHPMYQDIETVVRINPLSTPFGLLDLEAAVRAGVDVIRLPKTDTPDDIAELEGHLERIERECGREVGSTRVMAAIESAIGVINAVAIARSSPRLIGIALAAFDYVMDMQTERGDGTELFYARCAVLHAARAAGIDAFDVVWSDVNDEAGFLREVELIRKMGFNGKSLINPRQIDLLHNAYAPTQQEVDHARRVIEAAEEGERNGLGVVSLNGKMVDAPIINHAQMVLERAAASGVRR, from the coding sequence ATGAGCAAACTCCGCCGCAGTATGCTGTTCCTGCCGGGGGCGAACGCCGCCATGCTCTCAACGGCGTTTATCTACCGTCCCGACTCCATCATGTTCGACCTTGAAGACGCGGTGGCGCTGCGCGAGAAAGACACCGCGCGCCTGCTGGTCTTCCACGCGTTACAGCACCCGATGTATCAGGATATCGAAACCGTGGTGCGTATTAACCCACTGAGCACGCCGTTTGGCTTGCTGGATCTGGAAGCCGCCGTGCGTGCCGGTGTGGACGTGATCCGTCTGCCGAAAACCGATACGCCTGACGATATTGCTGAACTGGAAGGCCACCTGGAGCGCATCGAGCGCGAATGCGGGCGTGAAGTGGGTTCTACCCGTGTGATGGCGGCCATTGAATCGGCTATTGGCGTCATTAATGCCGTGGCGATTGCCCGCAGCTCCCCGCGTTTAATCGGTATCGCGCTGGCGGCCTTTGACTACGTGATGGACATGCAAACCGAGCGCGGTGACGGCACCGAGCTGTTCTACGCCCGTTGTGCCGTGCTGCACGCGGCGCGCGCCGCAGGCATCGACGCCTTTGATGTGGTGTGGTCAGACGTAAACGACGAAGCCGGGTTCCTGCGTGAAGTGGAACTGATCCGCAAGATGGGCTTCAACGGCAAATCGCTGATTAACCCGCGCCAGATCGACCTGCTACACAACGCCTATGCGCCAACTCAGCAGGAAGTGGATCACGCCAGACGGGTGATTGAAGCAGCAGAAGAGGGCGAGCGTAACGGCCTGGGCGTGGTATCGCTCAACGGCAAAATGGTCGATGCCCCGATTATCAACCACGCGCAGATGGTGCTGGAACGCGCGGCGGCCTCCGGCGTGCGTCGTTAA
- the citD gene encoding citrate lyase acyl carrier protein yields MKIVREALAGTQESSDLMVKIAPAHGELEIVIHSEVIKQFGEQIRQVVDETLRAMNVQQGLIIVEDKGALDCVIRARLQSAILRAAEEQTINWGALK; encoded by the coding sequence ATGAAAATTGTAAGGGAGGCGCTGGCCGGAACGCAGGAGTCCAGCGACCTGATGGTGAAAATCGCTCCCGCTCACGGCGAGCTGGAGATTGTCATCCACAGTGAAGTGATCAAGCAGTTTGGCGAGCAGATCCGCCAGGTCGTCGATGAGACATTACGCGCGATGAACGTGCAGCAGGGATTGATCATCGTTGAAGATAAAGGGGCGCTGGACTGTGTGATCCGCGCCCGTCTGCAAAGCGCGATTCTGCGCGCCGCAGAAGAACAGACCATCAACTGGGGGGCGCTGAAATGA
- the citC gene encoding [citrate (pro-3S)-lyase] ligase, which translates to MQSQPTIDFRLTDVAKHPERLSQIRYLLADSGLGLDNDITLFVEAWVGMQLVGCAGLAGNVIKCVAVNEQLRGENLSARLLAEVENAALARGHFHLFLCTRPCNKERFSRSGFWPIAQSGNNAVLMENTPQGIERYCRTLSAKRKCGEKVGAIVMNANPFTLGHRHLVEQAAQQCDVLHLFVVREDASFFPFSARLEMVSAGVAHLPNVVVHEGSQYIISRATFPAYFLKDTGKVQQAWSEIDVLIFRDHIAPALGITHRFIGSEPFCDITRQYNQTLHALLSSRIDVVEMPRIKATGNAISASEVRRLLKTQQFTRIREIVPESTFAHLEAHYSARAEVA; encoded by the coding sequence ATGCAATCGCAACCCACTATCGATTTTCGTCTGACAGACGTGGCGAAACACCCGGAACGCTTAAGCCAGATCCGTTATTTACTGGCAGACAGCGGTCTTGGCCTGGACAACGACATTACGCTGTTCGTTGAGGCCTGGGTCGGAATGCAGCTGGTGGGTTGCGCAGGCCTTGCCGGTAACGTCATCAAATGCGTGGCGGTAAACGAGCAGCTTCGGGGCGAGAACTTGAGCGCGCGGTTACTGGCAGAGGTGGAAAACGCTGCGCTGGCGCGTGGGCACTTTCATCTCTTTCTGTGCACGCGTCCGTGCAATAAAGAGCGCTTTTCCCGCAGCGGCTTCTGGCCCATTGCCCAGAGCGGTAACAACGCCGTGTTGATGGAGAACACGCCGCAGGGCATTGAGCGTTACTGCCGTACGCTTAGCGCTAAGCGCAAGTGTGGCGAGAAAGTGGGGGCGATTGTGATGAACGCCAATCCGTTCACCCTTGGGCACCGTCATCTGGTGGAGCAGGCCGCGCAGCAGTGCGATGTGCTGCATCTGTTTGTAGTGCGTGAAGACGCATCGTTCTTCCCGTTCAGCGCACGCCTGGAGATGGTGAGCGCAGGTGTGGCACATCTGCCAAACGTGGTTGTGCATGAAGGTTCACAGTACATCATTTCCCGCGCGACCTTCCCGGCCTATTTCCTGAAAGATACCGGCAAAGTGCAGCAAGCATGGAGTGAAATCGATGTGTTGATCTTCCGGGATCACATCGCGCCGGCCCTGGGGATCACCCACCGTTTTATCGGCTCAGAGCCATTTTGCGATATCACCCGTCAGTACAACCAGACGCTGCACGCGCTGCTTTCCTCACGCATCGACGTAGTGGAAATGCCGCGCATAAAGGCCACCGGCAACGCCATTTCAGCCTCGGAAGTTCGCCGTTTACTCAAGACACAGCAGTTTACCCGGATCCGGGAGATTGTCCCGGAATCCACTTTCGCGCATCTCGAAGCGCACTACAGTGCGCGCGCGGAAGTCGCATAA